In Vicinamibacterales bacterium, a single window of DNA contains:
- a CDS encoding DUF1569 domain-containing protein yields MGEPAVLRSLVARLDHLRPESTRRWGTLTPHEMLCHLGDAAEMVLLIRPRTEVVSTRGRPIIKWLALSSPLRLPHGWATNPMHDPRALGTRPSEFANDRARAVAGLNGIAAGTGPLEPAHGFFGVMSREDWQRWAYKHTDHHLRQFGL; encoded by the coding sequence GTGGGTGAGCCGGCGGTGCTGCGTTCGCTTGTCGCCAGGCTCGATCACCTGCGACCCGAAAGCACTCGACGCTGGGGCACGCTGACGCCCCACGAAATGCTCTGCCACCTCGGTGATGCCGCCGAAATGGTGCTGTTGATTCGTCCGCGCACCGAGGTTGTTTCAACCCGAGGCCGTCCCATCATCAAGTGGCTGGCGCTGTCGTCGCCTCTTCGATTGCCGCATGGCTGGGCCACCAATCCCATGCACGATCCGCGCGCCCTTGGCACGCGTCCGTCCGAGTTCGCGAATGATCGCGCAAGGGCGGTGGCGGGGCTCAATGGAATTGCGGCCGGGACCGGCCCGCTCGAACCTGCGCACGGCTTCTTCGGCGTGATGTCGCGTGAAGACTGGCAACGGTGGGCGTACAAACACACCGATCACCACCTGCGGCAGTTCGGTTTATGA
- a CDS encoding gamma-glutamyltransferase family protein produces MRAQLRFAIVVAAIVVCARHDGAGQVPVQDRQPAGSALRPAVMGPTGGVSTGHPLTTAAALAILLKGGNAFDAGVASLLAGGVLEQDLYSLGGEALVLVYPKREAKVTAIVGQGWAPKAVDVDWYLSRKKDLQGEGLDPAVVPGALHASLTVLEKWGTMSFEEVAASAIAYAENGFPMRTSTARAIQNQLKFFEKWPGNKTYWLKPDGSVYKPGETIKLPTLARTLRRMVDAERAAKAKGRVAGIVAARDRFYKGDIAKEMVAFLQKHGAPFDASDFADYYARIEEPVKTTYRGYTVYKHGFGSQGPVLLQALNILENFDLHAMGYASADYIHTVTEALKLSYADRDSFYADPAFVQVPGEGLLSKAYAKERAALIDPKKSSTSFIAGDPLKYDTKVKQWPFWKANVTDGVTPRGEKLADDSSGIVKDTTHMAIIDKDGNIFDVTPSGGWVPGAVILGDTGIGMSVRGEQFWLDKTRANQIRPRARPRYTLTPSLVFKGDTPMMGLGTPGGDNQDQTILQAFLSIVDFWDDWYPNLHAALERPRAQTMHFYGSFWPHTAGFNQLNVEATIPDSVYNELRARGHDVSRLRPFGMSGCATAVMIDPATGNRFAAADPRRDCYAIAY; encoded by the coding sequence GTGAGAGCTCAGCTTCGCTTCGCGATAGTAGTTGCCGCCATCGTCGTGTGTGCGCGGCATGACGGGGCGGGGCAGGTGCCGGTGCAGGATCGGCAGCCCGCGGGGTCGGCCCTCAGGCCGGCGGTGATGGGACCGACCGGTGGCGTGTCCACCGGTCACCCGCTCACCACCGCCGCGGCCTTGGCCATTCTCCTGAAAGGCGGCAACGCGTTCGACGCCGGCGTGGCATCTCTGCTCGCCGGCGGCGTGCTTGAGCAGGATCTCTACAGCCTCGGCGGCGAGGCGCTCGTCCTGGTATATCCCAAGAGAGAAGCCAAGGTCACCGCCATCGTCGGCCAGGGTTGGGCGCCGAAGGCGGTGGACGTCGATTGGTACTTGTCGCGCAAGAAGGATCTGCAAGGCGAGGGGCTCGATCCGGCGGTCGTCCCCGGCGCCCTGCATGCGTCGCTGACCGTGCTCGAGAAGTGGGGCACGATGAGCTTCGAAGAGGTGGCGGCCTCGGCCATCGCGTATGCCGAGAACGGCTTTCCCATGCGCACGAGCACCGCGCGCGCCATCCAGAATCAGCTCAAGTTCTTCGAGAAGTGGCCGGGCAACAAGACCTACTGGCTGAAGCCTGACGGGTCGGTCTACAAGCCCGGCGAAACCATCAAGCTGCCGACGCTCGCGCGCACCTTGCGCCGCATGGTTGACGCCGAACGCGCCGCCAAGGCCAAGGGCCGCGTCGCCGGCATCGTCGCCGCGCGCGATCGGTTCTACAAGGGCGACATCGCGAAAGAAATGGTCGCGTTCCTGCAGAAGCACGGGGCCCCGTTTGACGCCAGCGACTTCGCCGACTACTACGCGCGCATCGAGGAGCCCGTGAAGACGACGTATCGCGGCTACACGGTGTACAAGCACGGCTTCGGCAGCCAGGGTCCGGTGCTCCTGCAGGCGCTCAACATCCTCGAGAATTTCGACCTGCACGCGATGGGCTACGCCAGCGCGGACTACATCCACACCGTGACCGAAGCGCTGAAACTGTCGTATGCCGATCGCGATTCGTTCTATGCCGACCCGGCGTTCGTGCAGGTGCCGGGTGAGGGGTTGCTGTCGAAGGCCTACGCCAAAGAGCGGGCGGCGCTGATCGACCCGAAGAAGTCGTCCACTTCGTTCATCGCGGGCGATCCGCTGAAGTACGACACCAAGGTGAAGCAGTGGCCGTTCTGGAAGGCAAACGTCACGGACGGCGTCACGCCTCGCGGGGAGAAGCTCGCGGATGATTCGTCGGGCATCGTCAAGGACACGACCCACATGGCGATCATCGACAAGGACGGCAACATCTTCGACGTCACTCCGAGCGGCGGGTGGGTGCCCGGGGCGGTGATTCTCGGCGACACCGGCATTGGCATGAGCGTGCGCGGCGAGCAGTTCTGGCTCGACAAGACCCGCGCCAACCAGATTCGCCCGCGGGCGCGGCCGCGCTACACGCTGACGCCGAGCCTGGTGTTCAAGGGCGATACGCCGATGATGGGCCTCGGCACGCCGGGGGGCGACAACCAGGACCAGACCATCCTGCAGGCGTTCCTGAGCATCGTCGACTTCTGGGATGACTGGTATCCGAACCTGCACGCGGCGCTGGAACGCCCGCGCGCGCAGACCATGCACTTCTACGGCTCGTTCTGGCCGCACACCGCGGGCTTCAACCAGTTGAACGTGGAAGCGACGATTCCCGATTCGGTCTACAACGAGCTCAGAGCTCGCGGTCACGACGTGAGCCGGCTGCGTCCGTTTGGGATGTCCGGGTGCGCGACCGCGGTGATGATTGATCCAGCGACTGGGAATCGCTTCGCGGCCGCTGATCCGCGAAGGGACTGCTACGCGATTGCGTACTGA
- a CDS encoding tyrosine recombinase XerC has translation MRELLKEFLAYLKLNRHVSPHTVRAYESDITQYLAWVAGDQGRKISELTPADLGLTSVRSHLAELNKAGKARSSVARKLSALRTFVKYLRREDLIEHDPTAMAVAPKRDQTIPTHLSEPEMARLIETPSTADPLGRRDRAILELFYASGLRLSELVGINLEDLNLAGRMVRVMGKGGKERLLPFNQSALAALRAWMADRAAILAGRQGRVAGRRPMAPRKPVRNHRPQADPLFLNARGTRLTGRSVDRMLRRYVALCSTRMGISPHALRHTFATHLLQRGADLRAIQELLGHARLSTTQRYTHVNAAQLIDVYRKSHPRASAAAAGARPPSPEAPAKQAFGATKSAKSE, from the coding sequence ATGCGTGAACTCCTAAAGGAATTCCTCGCCTATCTGAAGCTCAATCGGCACGTCTCGCCGCACACCGTGCGCGCCTACGAGAGCGACATCACGCAGTACCTGGCGTGGGTGGCCGGCGACCAGGGCCGCAAGATCTCGGAACTGACGCCGGCCGATCTCGGTCTCACGTCCGTGCGCTCGCACCTCGCCGAGCTGAACAAGGCGGGCAAGGCCCGCTCATCCGTGGCGCGCAAGCTGTCGGCCCTCCGCACCTTTGTGAAGTACCTGCGCCGTGAGGACCTGATCGAGCACGATCCCACGGCGATGGCCGTCGCCCCCAAGCGGGACCAGACCATCCCCACGCATCTCTCGGAGCCCGAGATGGCCCGGCTGATCGAGACGCCCAGCACCGCTGACCCGCTGGGCCGCCGCGATCGCGCCATCCTCGAGTTGTTCTACGCCTCGGGGCTGCGGCTGAGCGAGCTGGTCGGGATCAACCTCGAGGATCTCAACCTCGCCGGCCGCATGGTTCGGGTGATGGGAAAGGGCGGTAAGGAACGCCTGCTGCCGTTCAACCAGAGTGCATTGGCGGCGCTCCGGGCCTGGATGGCCGACCGCGCCGCGATACTCGCCGGCCGGCAGGGCCGGGTGGCCGGCCGGCGGCCGATGGCGCCGCGCAAGCCGGTCAGGAACCACCGGCCTCAGGCCGATCCGTTGTTCCTCAACGCCCGGGGCACCCGCCTGACCGGCCGCAGCGTGGACCGCATGCTCCGCCGATACGTCGCGCTCTGCAGCACGCGGATGGGCATCAGCCCCCACGCGTTGCGTCACACCTTCGCCACGCACTTGTTGCAGCGCGGGGCCGACCTCCGGGCCATCCAGGAATTGCTCGGCCACGCCCGGCTCAGCACGACGCAGCGATACACCCACGTCAACGCGGCTCAGCTGATCGACGTCTATCGCAAATCGCACCCGCGCGCGTCCGCCGCCGCGGCCGGGGCCCGCCCGCCTTCGCCAGAGGCTCCGGCGAAACAGGCCTTTGGCGCGACGAAGTCGGCCAAGAGCGAGTAG
- the trmFO gene encoding methylenetetrahydrofolate--tRNA-(uracil(54)-C(5))-methyltransferase (FADH(2)-oxidizing) TrmFO translates to MIHVIGGGLAGCEAAWQAAEIGADVTIHEMRPVRPTAVHQTDGLAELVCSNSFRADKLDNAVGLIKEEMRRLGSIVLRAADATRVPAGAALAVDRHAFSKAVTDAVQAHPRITVSREEVLKVPGPEWSPVIIATGPLTSDALSKDIQAMVGEEHLSFYDAISPIVLAESIDMSKVFRASRWGRNVWSANPGEALEQTDEGDYLNCPMTRQEYDAFYAALVSAESATVHDFDNTKFFEGCLPIEVMAHRGEGTLRFGPMKPVGLKDPRTGRLPYAVVQLRQDTLAGDHFSLVGFQTQIKWGDQARLLKMIPGLENAEFVRFGMVHRNTYICGPKVLLPTWQTRHRPDLFFAGQVSGVEGYVESAASGLVAGRNAAALARGETPQAPPRTTAIGSLAYYVSHADPTTYQPTNITHGIMPPLDDPPRDKMKKKLLIAERALADLDAWRCVNS, encoded by the coding sequence AAATGCGGCCGGTGCGGCCGACGGCGGTTCACCAGACCGACGGCCTGGCCGAGCTGGTCTGCAGCAACTCCTTCCGCGCCGACAAGCTCGACAACGCGGTCGGACTCATCAAGGAAGAAATGCGGCGGCTCGGCTCCATCGTCTTGCGGGCCGCCGACGCCACGCGCGTGCCGGCCGGCGCCGCGCTGGCCGTCGATCGTCACGCATTCTCGAAGGCCGTGACCGACGCGGTGCAGGCGCACCCCCGGATCACGGTGTCGCGCGAGGAGGTGCTCAAGGTCCCCGGCCCGGAATGGTCGCCCGTGATCATCGCCACCGGCCCGCTCACCTCCGACGCGCTGTCGAAAGACATCCAGGCGATGGTGGGCGAGGAGCACCTGTCGTTCTACGACGCGATCAGCCCGATCGTGCTCGCCGAATCCATCGACATGTCGAAGGTCTTCCGCGCCTCGCGCTGGGGCCGCAACGTGTGGAGCGCCAACCCGGGTGAAGCGCTGGAGCAGACGGACGAAGGCGACTACCTGAATTGTCCGATGACCAGGCAGGAGTACGACGCGTTCTACGCGGCGCTGGTCTCGGCCGAGTCGGCGACGGTCCACGACTTCGACAACACCAAGTTCTTCGAAGGCTGCCTGCCGATCGAGGTGATGGCGCACCGCGGCGAGGGCACGCTGCGGTTCGGCCCCATGAAGCCGGTCGGCCTCAAGGATCCGCGAACGGGCCGGTTGCCCTATGCGGTGGTGCAGTTGCGCCAGGACACGCTGGCCGGCGATCACTTCAGCCTGGTGGGCTTCCAGACGCAGATCAAGTGGGGCGACCAGGCCCGGCTGCTGAAGATGATCCCCGGTCTCGAGAACGCCGAGTTCGTGCGCTTCGGCATGGTCCACCGCAACACTTACATCTGCGGGCCGAAGGTGCTGTTGCCGACATGGCAAACGCGCCACCGGCCGGACCTGTTCTTCGCCGGCCAGGTGTCTGGCGTCGAGGGCTACGTCGAGTCCGCCGCGTCGGGCCTGGTCGCGGGCCGCAACGCCGCGGCCCTCGCGCGTGGCGAGACGCCGCAGGCGCCGCCGCGGACCACGGCCATCGGCTCGCTCGCGTACTACGTGTCGCACGCGGATCCGACGACCTACCAGCCCACCAACATCACGCATGGCATCATGCCGCCACTCGACGACCCGCCGCGCGACAAGATGAAGAAGAAGCTGCTGATCGCCGAGCGCGCGTTGGCTGACTTGGACGCCTGGCGATGCGTGAACTCCTAA
- a CDS encoding sigma-54 dependent transcriptional regulator — protein sequence MARILVADDHDALRRGLALSLTAAGHEVEEAPNGNAALERLHEGYFDVVVSDLKMGGSDGLDVLRTTKQLHPSASVILMTAFGSVTTAVEAMKHGAFDYVQKPFELEEMEVKVEKALELKRLRNELDYLRNERQENYDFDRIVGGSESLQRVLAVVKKVAKSNSTVLIRGETGTGKELIAGATHHNSLRASRNFVKVNCAALQENLLESELFGHEKGAFTGADRQRIGRFEQADGGTLFLDEIGDMSASTQAKILRVLQEHEFERLGGTRTLRVDVRLIAATNRDLSAMVASGHFREDLYYRLNVVSIETPPLRERKDDILPLAMHFIRRFASELKKRLDGLDNEAQKLLIRYNWPGNIRELENAIERAALLAESPIITSADLRLGDFAPAGSGRDAQGVVKIPPTGIALEEIERQAITEALKMANWVQKDAAELLQISPRVMNYKIKTLNIELPRRRVLASAS from the coding sequence GAGGCGCCCAACGGCAACGCCGCGCTCGAGCGCCTGCACGAGGGCTACTTCGACGTGGTGGTCAGCGACCTCAAGATGGGCGGCTCGGACGGCCTCGACGTGCTGCGCACGACCAAGCAGCTGCATCCCTCGGCGTCGGTGATCCTGATGACCGCGTTCGGGTCGGTGACCACCGCGGTGGAGGCGATGAAGCACGGCGCGTTCGACTACGTGCAGAAGCCGTTCGAGCTCGAGGAAATGGAAGTGAAGGTCGAGAAGGCGCTGGAGCTGAAGCGCCTGCGCAACGAGCTCGACTACCTCCGCAACGAACGCCAGGAGAACTACGACTTCGACCGCATCGTCGGCGGCAGCGAGTCGCTGCAGCGGGTGCTGGCGGTCGTCAAGAAGGTGGCCAAGAGCAATTCGACGGTGCTGATCCGCGGTGAAACCGGCACCGGCAAGGAGCTGATCGCCGGCGCCACCCATCACAACTCGCTGCGCGCGTCGCGGAACTTCGTCAAGGTGAACTGCGCGGCGCTGCAGGAGAACCTGCTCGAGTCGGAGCTGTTCGGCCACGAGAAGGGCGCCTTCACCGGCGCCGACCGCCAGCGCATCGGCCGCTTCGAGCAGGCCGACGGCGGCACCTTGTTCCTCGACGAAATCGGCGACATGAGCGCCAGCACGCAGGCCAAGATCCTGCGCGTGCTTCAGGAGCATGAATTCGAACGCCTCGGCGGCACGCGCACGCTGCGCGTCGACGTGCGGCTGATCGCCGCGACCAACCGTGACCTGTCGGCGATGGTCGCGTCGGGACACTTCCGCGAAGATCTCTACTATCGGCTGAACGTGGTCTCGATCGAGACGCCGCCACTGCGCGAGCGCAAAGACGACATCCTGCCGCTGGCCATGCACTTCATCCGCCGCTTTGCCAGCGAGTTGAAGAAGCGCCTCGACGGCCTCGACAACGAGGCGCAGAAGCTGCTGATTCGTTACAACTGGCCCGGCAACATCCGCGAGCTCGAGAACGCAATCGAACGCGCGGCGCTGCTCGCCGAAAGCCCGATCATCACGTCAGCCGACCTGCGGCTGGGCGACTTCGCCCCGGCCGGCAGCGGCCGCGACGCGCAGGGCGTGGTGAAGATCCCGCCCACCGGTATCGCGCTCGAGGAAATCGAGCGGCAGGCGATCACCGAGGCGCTGAAGATGGCGAACTGGGTGCAGAAGGACGCCGCGGAGCTGCTGCAGATCAGCCCGCGCGTGATGAATTACAAGATCAAGACGCTGAACATCGAACTGCCTCGGCGGAGAGTCCTGGCCTCGGCGTCGTAG
- a CDS encoding DUF2268 domain-containing putative Zn-dependent protease (predicted Zn-dependent protease with a strongly conserved HExxH motif), whose amino-acid sequence MTRLCRPVVAVALLLTAVAGCAQPQVKTRYFRSRTYTFSRAERATIDRIANATAAEVGKLLPGLPPQLELTARPGTDVIEEIGATADAMPPNFVMWTVDPAHGGGVVAIAEKDLRATLFHEFHHLVRSAAGNPRTVIEHAVSEGMATAFERDFAGENRPWGEHPPEGSGWEKELLALPVNAPIRGLNTAHPDGRRWIVCRTGTAWVDRATARSGRTSADLVSAPAVEILSLADVNK is encoded by the coding sequence GTGACACGCTTGTGCCGGCCGGTCGTCGCCGTTGCTCTGCTGCTGACTGCCGTGGCGGGCTGCGCTCAACCCCAGGTCAAGACCCGCTACTTTCGATCAAGGACCTACACCTTCTCGCGCGCTGAGCGCGCCACCATCGATCGCATCGCCAACGCGACCGCCGCCGAAGTGGGGAAGCTCCTGCCGGGTCTGCCGCCGCAGCTCGAACTCACCGCTCGTCCAGGGACGGACGTGATCGAAGAAATCGGCGCGACCGCAGACGCCATGCCGCCCAACTTCGTAATGTGGACCGTTGATCCAGCGCACGGCGGCGGTGTCGTCGCCATCGCCGAGAAGGACTTGCGCGCGACCTTGTTTCACGAGTTTCATCACCTCGTGCGATCCGCAGCGGGGAACCCTCGCACCGTCATCGAGCATGCCGTGAGCGAGGGCATGGCCACCGCATTCGAGCGCGACTTCGCCGGCGAGAATCGTCCTTGGGGGGAGCACCCGCCGGAAGGCAGCGGATGGGAGAAGGAATTGCTCGCGCTTCCGGTCAACGCGCCGATCCGAGGTTTGAACACCGCTCACCCGGATGGCCGGCGATGGATCGTCTGCCGCACCGGGACGGCGTGGGTCGACCGTGCGACAGCAAGATCAGGCCGCACCTCGGCTGACCTGGTGTCGGCACCGGCCGTGGAGATCTTGAGCCTGGCCGATGTGAATAAGTAG
- a CDS encoding peptidylprolyl isomerase encodes MIRVTTVALALAALSMLPSGAAAQGVSLKVPASLKEQAPAAYNVRFETSAGIFVAHVERAWAPKAADRFYNLVKNGFYDGVRFYRSVPNFMAQFGLHGDPTLTAMWSRQLFSPDPVKHSNKRMTLSFAMGGNPMMASTQVFLSFRDNSSLDGQGFAAFADITEGQDVAAKIFTGYGDMPQRGGKGPDTARILKEGNAYLEREFPKLDYIKKATIEK; translated from the coding sequence ATGATTCGCGTGACGACCGTTGCGTTGGCCCTGGCCGCGCTGTCGATGTTGCCCAGTGGCGCCGCCGCCCAGGGGGTGTCGCTCAAGGTTCCGGCCTCGCTGAAAGAACAGGCGCCGGCCGCCTACAACGTGAGGTTCGAGACGAGCGCGGGCATATTCGTCGCCCACGTGGAACGCGCCTGGGCGCCGAAGGCCGCCGATCGCTTCTACAACCTCGTGAAGAACGGTTTTTACGACGGTGTCAGGTTCTACCGGTCCGTGCCCAACTTCATGGCTCAATTCGGGTTGCACGGCGACCCGACCCTGACGGCGATGTGGAGCCGGCAGTTGTTCTCGCCGGACCCGGTCAAGCATTCCAACAAGCGCATGACGCTATCGTTTGCCATGGGCGGCAACCCGATGATGGCGTCGACGCAGGTGTTCCTGAGTTTTCGCGACAACTCGAGCCTTGACGGGCAAGGCTTCGCGGCCTTCGCCGATATCACCGAGGGGCAGGATGTCGCTGCGAAGATCTTCACCGGCTACGGCGACATGCCCCAGCGCGGCGGCAAGGGTCCCGATACGGCACGCATCCTCAAGGAGGGCAATGCCTATCTCGAGAGGGAATTCCCGAAGCTGGACTACATCAAGAAGGCCACGATCGAGAAGTGA
- a CDS encoding ATP-binding protein codes for MPPSPSSAVTRAIFFGTVAALLVVATLSVVIYRSAVGGAIAQHSTQQLAMVRTASVGIQGEIRGLSALLRQFNSLPSVQNLDIPFLGQRIEAAFGDNPIGVVRYIVRIDAEGRLYYWEPGGRLIENGTRVGLDPERWRWNGDPANRGKVTIARAWWLHDAPDHVRVISTPVWRTSPSGENPNPRNDFNGMLGLAIDVNRLVEVYLGPAIAESAADQLVVGLTTPEYGVRMGPGQTGLAAEASDAHRHDGPQGIAILGDGNGRRIHAWSRLTAADQTWLAASSSQYDLVAAQFQRNATGQLALTAVLLVILPLAGWLLARRERRTQEGQRQLERQLAESQKMEAIGKLAGGVAHDFNNMLTAILGYASLIHEDAPADSPIRDQALQIRRAADSAAALTHKLLAFSRRQVLQTNQFDFAAMLDNLLMLVRRVMGEDIKVIAHAEPGLWPVLADPAQVEQSILNLAINAREAMPGGGTLQITARNAARPLGERRPDGDVRPGNYVQITVTDTGTGMDEATRARMFEPFFTTKPHGKGTGLGLSTVYGFVRQCGGHIGVTSTLGAGTAIELLLPRAPDQPAPTPTPKDLTPPRVKPDGPLETVLVVEDEDAVRLLAAESLRRGGYVVIAAASGEEALRVADAFEGTIHLLLSDVVMPGMKGPALAARLRAARPSIRVILMSGYAADVVTPDDLKAAMLLSKPFSAGVLAKAVRRVLDEALSPGPLPKG; via the coding sequence ATGCCCCCCTCGCCTTCGTCGGCGGTGACCCGTGCCATCTTTTTTGGCACCGTTGCCGCCCTGCTCGTCGTCGCGACGCTGAGCGTCGTGATCTATCGTTCGGCGGTGGGCGGCGCCATTGCCCAGCACTCCACGCAGCAACTCGCGATGGTTCGCACCGCGTCGGTGGGCATCCAGGGCGAGATCCGCGGCCTGTCGGCCCTCCTGCGCCAGTTCAACAGCCTGCCGAGCGTGCAGAACCTTGACATCCCGTTCCTCGGACAGCGCATCGAGGCGGCGTTTGGTGACAACCCTATCGGCGTGGTCCGCTACATCGTCCGGATCGACGCCGAAGGCCGGCTGTACTACTGGGAGCCTGGCGGCCGGCTGATCGAGAACGGGACGCGGGTGGGCCTTGATCCGGAACGATGGCGGTGGAATGGCGACCCCGCCAACCGAGGCAAAGTCACCATCGCTCGCGCCTGGTGGCTCCACGATGCGCCCGACCACGTCCGCGTGATCAGCACTCCGGTGTGGCGGACATCGCCGAGCGGCGAGAACCCGAATCCGCGGAACGACTTCAACGGCATGTTGGGTCTCGCCATTGACGTCAACCGCCTCGTTGAGGTGTACCTGGGCCCCGCGATTGCCGAATCTGCGGCCGACCAACTCGTGGTTGGGTTGACGACTCCCGAGTACGGCGTGCGCATGGGACCGGGCCAGACGGGCCTTGCCGCAGAGGCGAGCGATGCGCACCGGCATGACGGGCCGCAGGGCATTGCCATCCTGGGGGATGGCAACGGCCGTCGCATCCACGCCTGGTCCAGGCTGACCGCCGCGGACCAGACGTGGCTGGCCGCCTCGTCTTCCCAATACGACCTCGTCGCGGCGCAGTTTCAGCGCAATGCCACGGGACAACTGGCGCTGACCGCGGTGCTCCTGGTGATCCTGCCGTTGGCGGGCTGGCTGCTGGCGCGTCGCGAACGCCGCACTCAGGAAGGGCAGCGGCAGCTCGAACGGCAGCTGGCCGAGTCGCAGAAGATGGAGGCCATCGGCAAGCTGGCCGGCGGCGTGGCGCACGACTTCAACAACATGCTCACGGCCATTCTCGGCTACGCCAGCCTGATCCACGAAGACGCGCCGGCCGACTCGCCGATCCGCGATCAGGCGCTGCAGATCCGCCGTGCCGCCGACAGCGCGGCGGCGCTGACCCATAAGCTGTTGGCGTTCAGCCGGCGCCAGGTACTGCAGACCAACCAGTTCGATTTCGCCGCGATGCTCGACAACCTGCTGATGCTGGTGCGCCGCGTGATGGGCGAAGACATCAAGGTGATCGCGCATGCCGAGCCCGGGCTGTGGCCGGTGCTGGCCGACCCGGCGCAGGTCGAGCAGTCGATCCTGAACCTGGCGATCAACGCCCGCGAAGCCATGCCCGGCGGCGGCACGCTGCAGATTACGGCGCGCAACGCGGCGCGTCCCCTCGGCGAGCGGCGTCCGGATGGGGATGTCCGCCCCGGTAACTACGTGCAGATCACCGTGACCGACACGGGGACCGGCATGGACGAGGCGACGCGGGCGCGCATGTTCGAGCCGTTCTTCACGACCAAGCCGCACGGCAAGGGCACCGGGCTTGGCCTGTCCACGGTCTACGGGTTCGTCCGGCAGTGCGGCGGCCACATCGGCGTGACGTCCACGCTCGGGGCCGGCACGGCCATTGAACTGCTGCTGCCGCGCGCGCCCGATCAGCCGGCGCCAACCCCGACACCGAAGGACCTCACGCCGCCGCGGGTGAAGCCCGACGGTCCCCTGGAAACCGTGCTCGTGGTGGAAGACGAAGACGCCGTCCGGTTGCTGGCCGCCGAGTCGCTGCGGCGGGGCGGCTACGTCGTCATCGCCGCCGCCAGCGGCGAGGAAGCGCTGCGCGTGGCCGACGCCTTCGAGGGCACCATTCACCTGCTGCTGAGCGATGTCGTCATGCCGGGCATGAAGGGCCCGGCACTGGCGGCGCGGCTCCGGGCGGCGCGCCCCTCGATCCGCGTGATCCTGATGTCGGGCTACGCCGCCGACGTGGTGACGCCCGACGACCTCAAGGCGGCCATGCTGCTGTCGAAACCGTTTTCAGCCGGCGTCCTCGCCAAGGCGGTCCGCCGCGTCCTCGACGAGGCCCTTTCGCCGGGACCGCTTCCGAAGGGATAA